The genomic DNA GGCTATATATGATTGACAAGCAGAACATTTGAGGCGTGGGAGCGATTTATAGTAACTGTGAAAGCCTCATTACTCCGTCATGTCCGCGTCTGCAGTCATTAATCTACATTCTTTCCTGTCCTTGTCTTTCTACACCAAATGCCCCTTCACCACATTTCCACTGATCAAATTGTGTCTGTGGTACTTATTCCAACATGAGtaatattttatgtttgtatAATTATGACAGAAAGCAGTGCTTGAATTGCTTTTATACAGATAACTTTTTATCCTAACATCAGCGACAGGATATCAACAAGGGAATTATTGTTACCCAATTTTATGAGTAACTAAACTGAGGGATAAGGACAATTTTCTAAAACCAAATATCTTAAAAATGGTAGAAACTTGATTAGGAACCAGATCTTTTGACTGTAGAGCCAAAATCATTTCCCTTTGTACTACATCTAAACTGTCTTTCTGCCATGAGTCTGGAACGAGACCATCTTAATGAAACCTTTTCCAGGCTTCTAATAGAAAGTTTCTCTCAATGGAGTTTGTAGAGCATTTTGTATCTCTCATAGCTCATGTCACATTCTACCCTCACTGTAGTTTGTAATTCTCACTTTACTTACAACACTATAGGTTTCCAAAAGGTAGAGACCATGActtacaaatttttatttcaaagaatgtATAAGCCAATACACTATGCATAATATGAGTCCAGTAAATGCAGAAAACATTTTATCTAAAGAATAATGAAGTGAATATCTTCATCAACCCACTGAGATTTCTTATCCTGATTTTAGAGTATTTCCTATTGCTTCAGGAGTAAAAGGAATCAATTATAttatacacacagatacagacatgGTCCAGTTAAAAGGGTAACTGGTAAATGGATGGAGATACATCATCCCTGTCCAGGTCTCCTGGATAGAGTTTGGCAGTGTAGACATCGTTTCCCTGGAGCCAGGAGAGAGAGAGTGCAAGGGAGCCTCCTGGGAGGCAGGCGTGGGTAACACGTAGGGAAGTGTTAAATACATTCGGTCCAGTTAAAAGGGTAACTGGTAAATGGATGGAGATACATCATCCCTGTCCAGGTCCCCTGGATAGAGTTTGGCAATGTAGACATCGTTTCCCTAGAGCCAGGACAGATAGAGTGCAAGGGAGCCTCCTGGGAGGCAGGCGTGGGTAACATGTAGGGAAGTGTTAAATACATTCTACCTTGGCTCCAGCCTTCCAGTCTCAGTGCTGCAACACCTACCATGCACTCTAAGCAGAGGCCAGACATGGATCTTCAGGAAGCATACAAATATGCAGACCAGTCTGCTTTATCATGATCAGTGCAAAGGTCTGAAGGTTTTTCCATTATCAGAAGAGAACAAATGGGTCATGGTGAGCATTTGGAACTACCAAGAGAGATTGGTTGATCCCTGAAGGAAGCTTTGAGGAAAATGAGGAGGGACTTGGGGGAAATGGCAGCAGGCTCCGCTCCTGAACAGAAGAAAGGGTGTTGGGGAAGATGACAAGAAATAAAGATTCAGGGTACACTAGGTATTTACCCTAGGGGAAATTTGGGCCAGTGGAAAGTCTTTTAGGTGTTGGAATAGGATAtgtattttgttttagaaaactcTTAGTGTCTGTATTGTTTTTGAGAACAGGAACAAGGACTAACAAATATTCTATAGCACAATGAAAGGATTTCTTTCCTTGTATACTACAGAGATTTCAAAGCTCAGTGCTCTTAGTTTTGAATGCCAGGAAAGTAGTTTCTCTGCAGTTCTTCATGCTTCAAAATAGAGCCTACTGGGAGGTACACTTGTGTACCTCCAAAGAAAGTGGAGGAGAATATGAATTAGGAGCAGTAGAGTTGGATATATGATCATAGTACATTCAAGAGAAAATAAGGACACTGGGTGATCTCAAACTCATATCTTTTCAAAGATGTTATAGCCCTATACTCAAGGAAATTAGAGTTATTTTATTCCATAGGATATAATGGGAAAAGTGAGTAAAAGACAGAGAATGCATGACTGTGTTTATGAGGATGCATGAGTTTTCACTCAATGTGAGCATGTGTAGTTGAGTAAATATGTATAAATGTTGTGTGACAAAATTTAATAACAGATAATGCATGTAGCAAATAACCAGGGACCAAGTCTTATATTAAGTTCCTTACTAGCAATatcacatttaattctcacaactcaATCCAGTAAACTGACATTATTATAATGTTCTTAATTTAGAGGAGATGGTATGAAAGTACATACTTGATAAGTGATCTGTGCAGTATTACACAGCTACTAGGTACTGAAACTGGTACTAAAATCTTGCTCTGACCCTAAAATCAATGTTCTTAACTGGTGTGTAAAGGTGAGTGTGTGAGACATTGTATAGCTGATGATGAAAGTGTGAAATGTTACACACATCCCAAAGAGTAGGTGCCACTATATTGGCGCAACTTCCTATGGGGATCTCAAAATTGATCCTTTTCCTCAGGAATAGCATTTGGTCAAAGGCACTGAGGAACTAGGCAAAGAGCTCCTTACCAGTAAACTACATCAGGAGTGAATGACGAGATATCAGGCTGATGGTAAGAGGCAGTCTCTTCCCACTCAATAAGCACTGAGTTCTGCTGATGTCTGCTACTCTGGAAAGGAGGTGGTAGTGCTGATAAAATGTATTTCTGCATCTCAGTATTCAGTCCCTTGCCACAAGCCACGGCCAGAAGATAGGTAGTCCTGTGAAATTTCTGGGCAAACCCTGATTGACCTCCAATCTTTCACATGCCAAGTGAATAGTATGGTGGACAAAAATTTGGCAGAAAGAATGAGTAATGGTTTGAAGATAGGATTAACTTCAGCTTTATGGAAGAGGAAGGCACTTAATGGATATACATAGTGTTCAAGCGGTTCAATGGATATATGTGTTCAAGCGGTGAATCTGTGGTGACCTCATTCCTTGCTTGTTGgcttgcttgctaagttgctcagtcgtgtctgactctttgtgaccccatggactgtagcccaccaggctcctctgtccatgggattctctaggcaagaacactggagtgggttgccatttccttctccaggggatcttcctgacccagggattgaacctgtatctcttatgtctattgcattggtaggtgggttctttaccactgacaccacctgggaagccctcattccTTAATACGGATTAAAACAGTTTTACTAGCTCATGAATAGTTCTGCCTTCTCATGGTATAAGACCCATCTCTCTGTGTGTACTGCATTCATGTTCCTTCCTGTCTTTCCTCCCActcagggccagaacctgaggtaaTGGCAGATATTTAGAGAGCCTGACCTATCAAGTTTTTATCCAGTGTTCTCTTATCTGGTGGATATGTTTGCTATAAAAGTACCCTGGTTGTGCAAGTCCAGTGTGTATCCAAAGATCTATAGCCTGATAGACCAGAGTCTTCTGCCGGTAAAGATCCTGAGATCACATTCCTCTGCACCTTACCTATTTCTTTTGCATCTCAAGGCTCCAAGGGACTGATTCAttagtttactttttaattaatgtttgtttaatattcagttcagttcagttcagtcgcttagtcgtgtccgactctttgtgaccccacgaatcgcagcactccaggcctccctgtccatcaccatctcccggagttcactcagactcacgtccatcgagtccgtgatgccatccagccatctcatcctcggtcatccccttctcctcctgcccccaatccttcccagcatcagagtcttttccaatgagtcaactcttcacatgaggtggccaaagtattggagcttcagctttagcatcattccttccaaagaaatcctaatGTGTTTGCAAATCATTGTCATAGGCACTGGTCATTGTCATAAAGGACAGAGTACCGAGTTTTGGAAAATTGCAGTGTGGTAGAGAAAAGTCTCAAGGTGTAAGGGGTTTGTGTGCTGGAAACAAATGTCGCTGACTAGATATTTGACCTTGATGAAACCCTGAGCTTTGAAATCAGCAGAAAAAGACTGGGGAATGGGCATAGTCACAAGAGGGAAAAGTCATGCAAAGTGTGAGAGCAATTACAGTGAGCTTGGGGAGAAAGTAGCTGAGTATGTCTCAAACATAGTATACCATTTATAAGGGTCAAAAGAGATGATGCTAGGGCAATAGGTAGGGATCAAATTAGAGAAAGCCTATCTGTAGTACAAaaactctttccttttttatctaAAAGCAATTAGAGAGTCATTAAGGAATTATCCAAgaaatattattgatttttaatttccgCAGACTCTACTCTGAAGAAACGGTGGTGGATTATTGGACTATGAGCAATAAATCTCCTTAATATTGATTCCTTGAACTTTCTCTGACATGTTGTCCTACGCATTTCCTTTcaggcagaaaaaaatatctttgtGCTGTGAGTTTCTAAGAAAAGAGACCTGAAACCAGCAAAGGAGATACTATCAGTCCAtgttcatggacaaaggagttaAGCATGACATGTAGAGTGACATTCAAATATTTCATCAGGTGAGGAAGTTACAGACAGGAGTGCACTTTGACTCTGGGATATTttcataacaaatataaaaaaaatttttgatggaAAAGTATGCTTCACATGGGAAAATGACTTCATACTAACAGATTATTTTATGAGTCTCATTCCCAGGAAAGACTGATTTATTAACTTATACTGGTCTCCTCTCCAATGTCATAGTCACCTTCATTATTTGTGATGACTTCTTGCCTCTCAGAGCTCTTAGTCATGCTGGGGAGAAACATCACTCTGGTGAGTGAGTTCATCCTGGTGGGCTTCCCCACTGCCCCCTGGCTGCAGGTCCTGCTCTTCTCCCTCTTCCTTGTGGTCTACTTGCTGGTGGTAGTAGAGAATCTTGTCATCATGCTCACTGTCTGGGTCACTGGCTCCCTCCATAAGCCCATGTATTATTTCCTGAGTAGCCTGTCCTTCCTGGAGGTCTGGTATGTGTCTGTCACAGTCCCCAAGATGCTGGATGGATTCCTCCTGCAGAGACGGCGCATCTCCTTCACAGGCTGCATGACCCAGCTGTACTTCTTTATCTCGCTTGCCTGCACGGAGTGTGTACTTCTGGCagccatggcctatgaccgctatgtggccatctgccaccCTCTCAGATACCCGATCATCATGACCACAGGTCATTGTGTGCAGCTGGTGGCTTTTTCCTATATGAGTGGTTTCATGGTCTCTGTGATCAAGGTCTATTTTATTTCACATGTCACTTTCTGTGGCTCCAATGTCATGAACCACTTTTTCTGTGACATCTCACCAATCCTCAAACTGGCCTGCAAAGACATGTCCACAGCTGAGCTCGTGGACTTTGCTTTGGCTATTGTCATTCTTGTCTTCCCTCTCACCACTACCATCCTCTCCTACGTCTACATTGTCTCCACCATTCTGCATATACCCTCCacccagggaaggaagaaggccttctccacctgtgcATCCCACCTCACGGTAGTCATAATTTATTACACTGCCATGATTTTCATGTATGTTCGGCCCAGAGCTATTGCTTCATTTAACTCCAACAAACTAGTTTCGGCTGTGTATGCAGTCCTCACGCCCATGCtaaatccattcatctactgTCTGAGGAACCAGGAAGTCAAGAATGCTATCAAAAAGACAGTGGGTGTTGGCCAGTGCTTTCTGCTCAGCTGAGGCCTGCCGCCTTGAGGAGGAGACTGATTCAGCAAGGAAGTCATTCTCGAGACACTTCCAATGGTTGTGCACGCTTATTTGCTCTATAGATCTAGATTCTTAAAGTAATCACAGCATTTGaagacagaaaaaattaaaaacaaaacaaaacacatttacgGCTTCAATCTTTcgttgatgttgtttagtcactcaatcttgtctctttgtgacccatggactgcagtagtccaggcttccctgttcttcaccatctcctggagctgcttaaactcatgtccactgagttggtgatgccatcgaataatcttgtcctctgtcatccccttctcctcctgccttcaatctttctgagcatcagggtcttctctagcaAGTTGGCCCTTTGCATAAgctcaccaaagtattggagtttcagcttcagcatcagtccttctaatgaatatttgggattgatttcctttaggatggactggtttgatctccttgcagtccaagggactttgaagagtcttctccaacatcacagttcaaaagcatcaattcttcatcgttCAGCTCACTtcatggtccaagtctcacatccatacat from Budorcas taxicolor isolate Tak-1 chromosome 15, Takin1.1, whole genome shotgun sequence includes the following:
- the LOC128060650 gene encoding olfactory receptor 6-like is translated as MLGRNITLVSEFILVGFPTAPWLQVLLFSLFLVVYLLVVVENLVIMLTVWVTGSLHKPMYYFLSSLSFLEVWYVSVTVPKMLDGFLLQRRRISFTGCMTQLYFFISLACTECVLLAAMAYDRYVAICHPLRYPIIMTTGHCVQLVAFSYMSGFMVSVIKVYFISHVTFCGSNVMNHFFCDISPILKLACKDMSTAELVDFALAIVILVFPLTTTILSYVYIVSTILHIPSTQGRKKAFSTCASHLTVVIIYYTAMIFMYVRPRAIASFNSNKLVSAVYAVLTPMLNPFIYCLRNQEVKNAIKKTVGVGQCFLLS